TGCAAACACAAAAGGATATGTTGATCTTGCCGAGATCAGCTTGTTGTCGATACGTCCAACACGATGGTCAACCACTAGAGGGTTCAGAGTAACAGTGGCAATCATAACATGCAAAGCAGCAAGTTCCTGTTCCATGATCGAGGAAATCCTAGGGCGAAAGTCCAAACACAAAACCGAGTCACCTAGAACCCTAGGCACCGAAGCATTCGACCCAGTAGAGTGAGAGAAAATAGTAGGGAATCAAGCTGCAAGCGTATTGTCAGTCAACCACACATCAAGCCAAAAATCAGAAGCAGCGCCATTTCCAACATAAACTTTGGAGATATCACGGTATAAATTCAAACCTTTAGGAGAGGTCTTTCCAAACCAAGGAATCAAGAGGAGAGGAGTCACCAAGGTAACGGTTATTGGACCAACCATATATTGATGCCATCCTGGACTCCCAGGGTGAAGAGTTTGGGCAGTGAACTTTTGCTAGATGTTTGAAAGGAGACATAGGTTTTGAGAACGCAAACAGGTGAAGCCGAGACCCGCTTTGCAGAATGGACCACTACCGGTCTCCCACGCTACCTAGCATTGCCCACCATTGACCTTTTCTTGGCCGGCCCAAAAGAAGGCACAACAACGCTCGTCAAAGGCTTTGATACTCCCAGGGGGAAGAAGCAAGGAGTAAGAAGAGACCTAAGGGAGGCGCGAACAAGAATAGCCCTGCCGTCCATGGAGAGAAGCTTGCCCCGCCAACCCGCAAGCTTTTTGTCCTCCTTAGCAATGATTGGGTGTAAGGTGGGAAGGTTTAATTTGTGGGAGGATAGAAGAAGGCCTAAATAAGTTTGAGGGAATGAGGAGATagagctgaaggaaatatgtcctagagggaatagtaaagttgttatttatatttccttatatcatgataaatgtttattattcatgctagaattgtattaatctgaaacttgatacatgtgtggatacatagacaaaacatagtgtccctagtaagcctctactagactagctcattaatcaaagatggttaagtttcctaaccatagacatgtgttgtcatttgatgaatgggatcacgtcattaggagaatgatgtgatggacaagacccatccgttagcttagtataatgatcgttaagttttattgctattgctttcttcatgtcatatacatattcctttgactatgagattatgcaactcccggataccggaggaataccttgtgtgctatcaaacgtcacaacgtaactgggtgattataaagatgttctacaggtatctctgaaggtgtttgttgggttggcatagatcgagattaggatttgtcactccgagtatcggcgaggtatctctgggtcatctcggtaatgcacatcataataagccttgcaagcaatgtgactaatgagttagttgcaggatgatgtattatggaacgagtaaagagacttgccggtaatgagattgaactaggtatgaagataccgacgatcgaatctcgggcaagtaacataccgatgacaaagggaattacgtatgttgtcattgcggtgcgaccgataaagatcttcgtagaatatgtaggaaccaatatgagcatccaggttccgctgttggttattgaccggagaggtgtctcggtcatgtctacatagttctcgaacccgtagggtccgcacgcttaacgttcgatgacgattttgtgttatatgagttatgtgatttggtgaccgaatgttgttcggagtcccggatgagatcacggacatgacggggagtctctaaatggtcgagaggtaaagattcatatataggacgatagtattcggacaccggaagtttTCCGGGGGTACCGAGTACGTATCGGGCCACCAGAAGGGGTTCCAGGCATCCCCTCGGCAACTACATgtgcctaatgggccaagaaggggacagaccagcccctagggggctggtgcgccccatgtaggccgaaataggggggaaggaaagaggagaagagggaaaggaaggggagggattcggcctcccccttccttctctcctccctcctccttcctcccctctccggatgaatatggaagggggaggccgaattagaaggcgcccaagtaggattcctcctacttggggcgcccccttggctgcctctcctcccctccaacctatatatatgaggggggcaccgctagaacacacaacattgattcctagccgtgtgcggcgccccctccgcaatttacgcctccagtcatattcacgtagtgcttaggcgaagccctgcgcggatcacttcaccatcaccatcaccacgccatcgtgctgacggaattctccctcgacactttgctggatcaagagttcaagggacgtcatcgagctgaacgtgtgcagaactcagaggtgccgtaccttcggcgcttgatcggtcggaacgagaagaagttcgactacattaaccgcattgtcaaacgcttccgctttcagtctacgagggtacgtggacacactctcccctctcgttgctctgcatctcctagatagatcttgcgtgagcgtaggaattttttttgaaattgcacgCTATGTTTCCCAACAAGAGCACCCTAGTATATTGGCCGAAAGCGTTGCCAGATCGTGTTCGACATGAATAGGCACAAAAGTACTTTTGTCAAAGTTGATGTGAAGGCCCGTCGAAGCGGAGAACACTTGTAGAGTTGAGATGAGGTTTTGAGCGGCTGTGGAATTGGCCTTGCAAATAATAAGTGTATCATCGGCGTATTGAATGACAGGGCAAGGTAGGTGCTCGACAAGCGGATGAGACAAAAGACCATCATTGCAAGCATTGATAATAAGCCATTGTAACACGTCTGCGACCAAGATGAAAAGAAAAGGCGATAGAGGATCGCCTTACTGTAACCCCTCACGACATTGGATCCAAGGACTAGGCGTCCCATTGAACAGAACGGCGGATTGACTAAAGAGGTTTAGACTAGTGAGCCAATCAATCCATTTTTGGGAAAAACCTTTAGCAGCCAGCACTTGATTAAGCGCGTCTCATGAAATAGAGTCAAAAGCCTTGCGGAAGTCAAGTTTCAAAACAAAAGCGGGAGCTTTACGATGATGGGAAGATTGGACGATCTCGGTAACTTCATTGCTACTGCAACCTGGGTTTTGCCTCATATCCCTTCGGCGGATTCTGCGGAAACAAATGCAATCCGATATGGGTTGATTCTGGCTGCTAATATAGGATGCACCAAAGTTGCAATTGAATCAGATAGTACGAATGCTTTTGAGGCAGCTTCTGACCCTGATGCCTACATGGGAGGTGATGCCGCAATTATAACTGAAGCAACAATATTGGCTATGGAGTTTTCTTCTGTCAGTTTTGTTGGATGCTGTAGGCAAGCCAATCTAGTTGCAGATTGCTTGGCAAAACATTGCTTTAGCACTAGAACAATATGGCTATCATTTGAGGAATAAAGTTACTGATAAAAAAAAAGATTGAACGATCTCAACTGCATAAATAAAATTATCAGCAATGCTACGACCCTTAATAGAACTAGACTGGTCAAAGTGAACCAGAGAAGGGCGGTGAGGTTGGATCTATTGACAAGACACTTGGAGACTAGCTTGATGCTGCAATTTTGGAGAGACACAGGGCGGAAGCTGTCCGGGTGTGTGGCACCTACTGTTTTAGGAAGCAGAACAATAAAAGCTTTATTTAACGAGAACGGCGACGGCGTGGACGAGCTCGTGCGCTCCCGCTAGCTGGACGAACGACTCCATGACGCGTAGCACTGCTATGGTGTGCATTGACGTCGAGTACAGGTGCTCAACCGTCCAAACTAACCCGAAAGTAGCGGCTCAGCTTCGTGTTGTTCCGTTGGAACATGAATGTCGGAGCGACCCATAACCGAGTGCCGCCGTCAACTTCCGCTACTGAGACGGCGTCCTCCGAAAGGGTACTTGGGTGCCCAACTCTGAAAAGTAAATGGGTACCCATGTTTGGGCCCATGGTCGTCTCGGCGTCGCTGACCAGTAAAAGAAATATATCTTCCTTCTCCCATAGCCGCCTACAGAGCAGGAGCTCATGGCGATGCAGATGTCGGCCGCCAGAGGTGTTGAAGTCGAGTTTTTGTCAGATCCCGTCGACAGGTACACTTTTCCGCTACCAGTTTCTCTTTCGGGTGGTGGTTGCTTCGTTTAGCAACTGATCTGTTGTATCCTTCTCGAAAAAGATTTCCACTGCCAGATCTCGCTGCCGCACAGCCCTTGGTTGCTTACGAGATGTACAAATCCATGGAGTGTGAGCCTGCTGAGTCCAGCATTGATGATGTGCGAGACGCTCCGGTCAACAGTAATTGCGATGCGATTGCCTTGTCTGCAGTAGCATCTGAGCATTCTACGGGCAAAGACACCCCTGAAGCCCCAGGCTGGAGGAAGAGGTACAACAGTTTGCCAAATCTTCAGTTAGCATTATATGTGCAGATGACCTGTTCTTGAATTATCTTAAGACGCACTGTCGGATATTCAAATTCAGCCGTGTATCACATGTAATTAAACACTGCATTCAACGATGAGGCCTAAGAAATTCAATCCAATTGATGCAGAATGCGAGTCGGAAGTTCATCTAGCGAGCGCCACCCATGCGCTGACAGGATGACTGCTTTGGAAGCAACACTAAGAAGCTATGCAGAGAAAAAAAACTGACACTGTCGTAGTTCCTACTATGGGAACAAAATTTGATTCTCTTGGAGAAGCCTGCCAGAACATGTCCCTGGATGTGCATGGATGCAGAAAATCTCCTTGGGATATAGAGCTGGAAATCTGGCACTTGGGGTGTTCTAGAGCATCTGTGTCATCCAAGTGAGAGGAGAATATCCTTTGTCTTTAGGACATGCTTGCTGAACATGCAAGTTCCCTAGA
The sequence above is a segment of the Aegilops tauschii subsp. strangulata cultivar AL8/78 chromosome 6, Aet v6.0, whole genome shotgun sequence genome. Coding sequences within it:
- the LOC109756644 gene encoding uncharacterized protein — protein: MAMQMSAARGVEVEFLSDPVDRFPLPDLAAAQPLVAYEMYKSMECEPAESSIDDVRDAPVNSNCDAIALSAVASEHSTGKDTPEAPGWRKRMRVGSSSSERHPCADRMTALEATLRSYAEKKN